In Bradyrhizobium sp. WBOS07, the genomic window GGCGAGACCGCTGCTGTAAGCGTTGGGGTCATCAACGCCGCCGACGTCTGGAGAGTTTGGTGATGAGCGCGACGAGAGGCCGTCTTCTGGTGGTCGACGACGACCTGGTGCAGCGAGTCCTGATCGGCAAGATCGGGGCGAAACTCGGCTACGAGACGGTCGTTGCGTCCTCCTATGAGGCCGCAACCGAGCTGCTGGGCCGCGAGGCCTTCGAGATCATGGCGCTCGACCTGTCGCTCGGAGAGCGGGACGGGGTGGAGCTGTTGCACTTCGTCGCCGAGCGAGGCCTCCGCGAGATGTCGATCGTCATCATCAGCGGCTGCGACGATCGTATCATGAAGGCCACGCGACGGGTCGCGAACGGGTTGAAGCTGTCGGTCGGCGGATGCCTGACAAAGCCGCTCGATCTGAACCGCTTGCGCAGCGCACTCGAATCTCCGCGGCGTGCGCCGCTGGCCGCGGCATCGACCTCGCCGCAACTCCCGATCACGCCGGCGAGAATCATGCGCGGCCTCGCCGATCGCGAATTCTTCGTCGAGTTTCAGCCGAAGATATCGCTTGAGACCGGAAGGGTCGTCGGCGCCGAGGCGCTCGCACGCTGGCGCACCGCCGAATTCGGCATGGTCTCGCCCATGGTCTTCATTCCGATCGCCGAGGAGGCCGACCTCATGCGCGAGGTGACCGATTGCATCCTGTCATCGGCGATGTCGCAGGGCCGCAAGCTGATCGAGCGCAATCCCGGCTTCACCATTGCCGTCAACATTTCGGGCTCGCTGATGTCCGATCTGGCCTTGCCCGACCGCATCGAGGAGATCCTGCGCCGCGAGAACATCTCGCCGACCTCGCTGACGGTGGAGATCACCGAGACTTCGGCCATGGCGGACGTCGAACGTGCCAACGACATCCTGGTGCGGTTGCGGCTCAAGAAGATCGGGACGGCCATCGACGATTTCGGCACCGGCTATTCGTCGCTCGCGGCCCTGGCGCGGCTGCCGTTCAGCGAGCTGAAGATCGACCAGTCGTTCATCAAGGGCTGCGAATCCGACGATGACATGATGAAGATCGTCGATGCCTCGGTGGCGCTGGCGAAGGCGTTCAACATGAAGGTCGTGGCCGAGGGCGTCGAGAGCTCCGAAGCGCTCGAGATCATCCGCCGGATCGGCTGCGATGTCGCCCAGGGCTTTTTCTTTGCGCCCTCGCTGCGGCGATCGCGCGCCGAACGGTGGATCTCCGCGCGCAATGCTCTCGCCGACGGGCACGGGGCATCGGCGACGCCGGTTGCTCTCGCAGGCTGAGATGGCGAACCCCGGTCGCCGGGCGACCGGGATTCGTCAACAGATGCAGGCGGCTCAGTAGATCCCGTAGGCGCAGACATTGACGACGCGCACGCGCAGGCCGTGACGGGTCCGGACCAGGCGTTCCTGGTAGCAATTGCTGACGCCGGTGTTGAGGTAGATTCCGCCGAAGCCCCAGCCGGGACCCCAGTGGTGATGACCGTGATGGTGATGGAAGCCGCCGGCCGAAGCGGCGGTCGGGGCCAGAGCGGCAACGCCGAGCGAACCGGCGGCGATCAGACCGAGAGCAAGCTTACGAAACATCTTCATTCTCCATTTGGTGCTAGGGCCGTTGTTGTGTCCCTGCATCTCGGTCGGGCCGAGATGCGATCGCGTTCACGCGGGATCAGGAGAATCGTGTTTCAGGATTGTTTCGTGGCCTGCGGCGTAATGTGCCGGTGTGATGTTTTCCGCGCCGCGCGGTAGCGCGCGGCCATCGCCCGCGTCAGTTCCGTCATCTTGTCGCGGAGATCGGCGGGCTCCAGCACTTCGGCCTCGGGGCCGAGCCGCAATAATTCGGCCGCGGCGTGCCAGGATGTCTTGCCGACAGGCACGCGCGCAATGCGCCAGCCGTCGGCATCGCCGGTCTCTGCGAGCTGCGTACGCGCCTTGACGTAAGGCTGGCTCAATGCGTCGAGCAGCTTGACGCCGAACGGCGACAGCCGCACCACCGCGACATTGGGATGCATCTCGGCCTCGAGGCGAAGTGTCGCGGCCTGTCAATAGGCGGCAAGGTCGAAATCGGTGGGGCGCTCGAAGTTCTCGTCGAGCGCCGCGCAGTCGAGCACGCGCGCGACACGATAGGTGCGCACGCTAGCGTCGACCTGGCCCGCGAGGTACCAGTTCCCGCCCTTCAGCACGAGGCCGAGCGGCGCGAGGCGGCGCTGCTTCTCGGAACGCCAGCTCTGGTAGCGGATTTTTATCAATGTCCCGCGCAGCACCGCGCCGGCAATCGTGCGTAGATGTTTCGGTTCTTCCGCCTCGCCAAACCAGCCCGGCGCATCCAGGTGAAAGCGCTCCTGCATACGATTGGCGTCCTCGCGCAGATGGGCGGGCAGCGCCGCCATCAGCTTGTTCTGCGCGGCGATCATCGCCGCATCGAGGCCGAGGGCCGCCGCAGGACCGGGCAATCCGGTCAGGAACAGCGCGCCGGCCTCGCTCTGCGACAGGCCGTTCAGTCGCACGCGGTAGCCGTCGAGCAGGCGGTAACCGCCCTCTGCGCCGCGGTCGGCGTAGACGGGCACGCCCGACGCCGCGAGCGCGTCGATGTCGCGATAGATCGTGCGCACCGAGACCTCGCAGGACTTCGCAAGCTCGGGCGCGGTGACCTGCCCCCTGGCTTGGAGGATGGTGAGGATCGACAGCATCCGGCTCGCGCGCATGATTTCCTTAAACCATACCTGACAGGGGATGTCAGGTATGGGTCTCTACAAGATGCGCCTTGCCAGAGAGCGCCCCGGGAGAGCCTGCCATGACCGATCCGAACCGCATCACGCTGTATTACTCGCCGCAAAGCCGCGCCACCGGCACGCGGGTGCTGCTGGAGGAGCTGGGCGCGCCCTATGATCTCCACGTCCTCAACATGAAGGCCGGCGAGCAGCGGAAGCCGGCCTATCTCGCCATCAATCCGCTCGGCAAGGTCCCGGCGATCCGCCACGGCGAGGCCCTGGTGACCGAGCAGGTCGCGATCACCATCTATCTCGCTGATCTCTTCCCGCAGGCGGGTCTGACACCTGCGCTGAACGATCCTCTGCGCGGCCCATATCTACGCTGGATCGCCTATTACGGCTCATCCTTCGAGCCGGCGCTGATCGACAAGTTCATGCAGCGCGAGCCGGCGCCCATCACGCAGTCGCCCTATGCCGACTACGACACCATGCTCGGCGCGCTCGAAGCGCAGCTGTCGAGGGGGCCGTATCTGCTCGGCGAGCGTATGACAGCCGCCGATGTGTTGTGGGGCGTCGCGTTCAGCTGGACCATGATGTTCGGCATCGTCCCGAAGAAGGACGTCTTCGTCCGCTACGCCGAGCGCATGACCTCGCGACCGACATTCCAGCGCATCAACGCGGCGGATGAGGAGATGGCCGCGCAGCATGCCAAGGCGATTCCGAGCTAAGCTGTTAAGCCAACCTCCGCTGTCCTCCCGGGACGCGCGCTTGAGGCGCGCTTGTCCGGGACTACAGCGGAGGGTTTGGCTCCCTCAAAACCGCGGCGCTCTCTTCTCTGCGAACGCCTTGATGCCTTCCTTGATCTCCTCGCCGCGCATGCTGTCGCGGTGGCGCTGGTCGGCGGCGCGATCATCGAGCTCGCCGCGGGCGAATTCGTTGATGGCGCGCTTCATGCCGGCCATCGCCTGCGGCGCGTTGCCGGCGAGAACCGTCGCGAGTTGGTCGACCTCCTCGTCCAGGTACTCCACCGGCACCATCGCGGTGAGATAGCCGATCCGCAGCATCTCCGGGGCACTGATCTTTTGCGCGGTCAGGAACAGTCGCTTCGCGTTGTCGATGCCGAGCCGGGTGACGTAGCGCTTGATGCCGCTCCGATAATAATGCAGCCCGAGCCGAGCCGCCGGCATGAACATCTCGGCGGTGTCGACGCCGATGCGGAAATCGCAGGCGAGCGCGAGATCGGTCGAGCCGCCATAGACGCCGCCGTTGAGCCGGCAGATCGTCGGCACGCCGAGATCCTCCAGCCGGTTGACGACGAGTTCGAAGGCAGAGCCCGCGCTCTGCTGCTCGTTTGCGCTGACGGCGCGCTCGGCGACCGAGTTGAGGTCATACCCGGCGGAGAAGGCGCGGCCGGTGCCGGTCAGCACCAGCACGCGGATGGCTGGATCGGCCTCGATCAGGTCGAACAGCCTGACCAGTTCGTCGAGGTCTTCCGCCTGGAGCCGGTTGAGATGCTTCGGCCGGTTGAGGCGGATGGTGGCGCGTGCGCCGTCGCATTGGAGCAGGGGGCTGGTCGCTGCGTCGGTGACGTCCGACATTCTTGTCTCCATCGTACCTGTTTTGGAGGGCGCGGCGTTTCGCCTCGGCGTCGCCGCCGGTCTTAGCGAGATCGGGATGCCGTGCCATCTCGAAGCTGTCGCAGGCCCGGAACGTGCGGCACCGCGTCGAGCACCCAGAGCACGCCGCCGGTCCGACAGCAAGACCTGCCGAGCACGCTGATGGTGACCGCGGCGCAGGCCGCCTTGGTCATGGGGTCTACCTGAAATGCGGCGGCTCGTCGTAACCGCGACGGCTGCTGAAGAACAGCAGCACCATCAGCCCGACGCCGACGATGATGGAAAACCCCGCGCCCAGCGCCAGCGCCACATAGCCTTCCGTCGGAATCGGCTCGCCTTCGACCGCTATTGCGGAATAGGCGAAGTAGCCGGCCGCCGCCAGCATTCCCAGGAGGAGGATGATGAGGAGTGCACGCATGCGGAGGTTTCCGGTTGCAACGGAACCAACGGTTGCAGATCGCGCTAGTTCCTACCGACAGGGCGGAGGTCCCAGCCCCAGCCGCGCACCCGGACGCAATGCAGCACGTCGTGATGCGCTGCAGCGGCGGCCTCGAACGACCCGGCTGCTCAGGCGCTCTGGGCGGTCTTGACGACCACGACATTGCTGTCGTCGTGCGGGGCGGGCCCGGTGCCCGGCGCCGACGTCTCGGTCTCGCTGGCATGACGTTTCAGATAGTCGCGGCGCATGCCGATCTCGTCGCGGACGAACTCGTAGCCCAGCTTGAAGGTGTCGAGCCCATCGGTACTGATCGTGCCGTCTCGCAGTCCGATGACGGCGCCGCGCAGGATGCCCTCGAGCTCGTCCTGAAGACATTCGAGCTGATCCAGCGAGTGGGCGTGCTCGATCCGCTCGCCGATGTCGAGGATGGCGGTGGAGAGTTCGCTGGCCTTCTCCGGCGCGATGCGGGTGATCTTGGCGTAGATCGCGGCGAAGATCGAGCCGATGACGCTGAGCGCGGCGGCGCCCACATACATCAAGTCGCTGTACTTATCCATGAACGACTTGGTGTCGTCGTTGATGTAATCGGCCGCGCCCTGGTGCGCCATCACGAAGGCGTCCTTCTCGACAGAGGCCGGCTCGATCCTGGTGGCAAAGCCGTTGTCGAGCCCGAGCGCGGATTTGTTCTCGTAGACGATGCGGGCGAGCTCGCCTCCCGTGCTCGGGGACATCCTGGATTGCGCCACCAGCAGCCATTCCAGCCCGATCGTGTCGAGGTCGTCATCGGGAATTTGCGGGGATGTCGACAGCGTGCCTGCCGTCAGCGTCTCGCTGGAAATGCCGGGAAGCCTGCGCGCCAGCGCCTTGGCCTCGTCGATCGCGTTGAGCGTGAAGCCGCCGCGCTTGGCGACCTGCTCATAGGTCTTGTCCCGCACCGCCCTGGAGGCATGGACGATGGCGACGACCGCGCCAAAGCCGCTTGCCGGTGCGAACAGCTTGTCGAGCGTTGCGCCCTGCGGCGCCATCTGGATCTTCGCCGCGTCCGGACCGTCGGGGATGTCGAGAATGCTGCGCACGAAGGCGAGGGAGGATTCGCTCTCGGCGAGAACGGCGACCTTCTTCTTCTTCAGCTCGGCGATCGATTTGATCTTCCTGTTGCCGGGGCCGAGCAGGAGCACGAGATCGTGCTCGAGGATCGCGAGCGTGCGCGCCCGCAGCGGGACCTTGGCGTCGGTGCGCAGGACGGCGAGGTCGGCCTGCTTGCGGTCGAATTGTGCGAGCGCCTTGGTGCTGTCGGCGTTGTTGACGATCTTGATGCGCAAGCGCGAGGCGTTGGACGTCAGCACCGTGGCGAGCTTGGCCGCGAACAGCGCCTCGTCGCTGTTGGGGGCGCCGACGGCAAAGGTCAGCGTTTCCGAATTGTGCAGCATCGCGCGGCCGGCCCAGACGGTGGCCAGCGACAACAGCAGGGTCAGCACGACGTAGAGGAAGACCTGCTGCTGATTGGTCTTGATCACCTTGGGGCGCCGGGGCGGCGGTTCGGCAAGTGACGAAATCGGGCCTTCAGTACTCATGGCAGCACTCTGGCCTTATTGTCTCGGTGGTGGGCAGCTCGCGGATGCGATCGCGGGGCGCGCCCTAAAATTTGTAAACGTCTGAAAAAAGAACGGTATTCTCTATCTGGGATGATAGCGCGAAGGTCACGGAAAGCAAATTTCGAGCCGAAGGTAACCTTACGCGGGGCTTCCGCGGCCATGGCTCGCCCCTATGCCCGGTTAGCCACACTTGGCGAATTTCCGGTTCCCCCGGCTGCATTCCGCCGCGGGAGATGTCATAAATCGCGCCTTCCGGCGATTTGACCGGTCCAGACCTGGTCCAATAATAAGTTGCGCTGAACGCTCCAATTTTCCTTGTCACGTCAATGAGGGCGTCAGCCTTGTCGTTTCCACCCATGTCATCGGCGGTTCCGGTCGAAGCGCTCATTGGCTGGATGTTGCTGCTCACTTTCAAGCACATCATCGCCGACTTCGTCCTCCAGACCGCCTGGATGGCGCATGGCAAGGACCAGAAGCACGGCTGGGCCCTGCCGCTTCTGGTGCACTGCCTCGTTCACCTTGCGGTTGCACTGCCGCTGATCCTGATCGTGGCGCCGAAATTCTGGTTCGTGGCCTTCATCGACTTCGTGATCCACATCACGATCGACCGCGCCAAGGGGTTCGTCTCGGCGAATTTCGGGGTCGACCTGGCGCATCCCTGGTTCTGGACCCTGATCGGCGTCGACCAGGCGCTGCATCATCTGACCGGCTTCGGCCTTTCCATCTTCATGGCGGCGAACTGAGACCAGCGATTGATCCCGTAGCCCGGATGGAGCGAAGCGCAATCCGGGATTCGTTCCAGACGGCGCAACCGAGCGATGCGGTTAGTCTGGCCCCGGATTACGCTTGCGCTCCATCCGGGCTACGCAGCTCCTCACGAGCTTCTTCCTGCGGCTCCTGATTCGTCCACAGGCGCAAGCACCCCGGGTGACTACCGGCCGGCGTGGTTAACCTTTCATTAGAGAATTGCGCTGCATCTTCCTCACACGAGGGAGAACTGCAATGTTTTCAAGCCGCGACGCCTTTGAAAGCGATTTCTGCCCGGTTCGCGACGAACTCCTTGGCGAGATGTACCGCGCCAGCGAGAGTGGCCTGCCGAGGTTGGTTGAGAGTGTTTCCCCTGACGCACGCGCCAGGCTGGCGCTGTTCTGCTATCGCCGCAACCATTTGCATTCGCTGGCGGTCGTGATCGCAGCGAGCTGCACCGAGCGCGATCTGATCGAGAACGGCGGCCGTGTCGGCTCGACGCTCTATGCGCTGTCGCGGGAGGGCGCGGCGAAAGCCTCGCCGTCGCTGTCGGGCGGCCGCAAGCCGATCACGCTGTCGACCAAGCCGCTGTCGGTGCTCGCCCCGCTCGATGACGAGCTCGACGACGAGATCGGCGAAGCCGTTCCTGCCTAAACGATTGCGATCGACGGCAATCCGAACTTCCGCCGCGCCATCGCGCATTCGGCATCGCCCGGCATGCAGGTGCGGCACACCTCCGGCCGCGCCGCATAGATGCCGCATGCGGTGGCTTTTCCGATGTCCCCCTGCAGGGCCGAGCAGCGATCGCCCTCGCAGCGCATGCCGGACTGGCGTTCGTTGACCAGCGTCTCCGGAATCGCAGCGAGCTCCTCGTCGCTCTCGATCGAGAAGCGCGGCCAGTTGGCCGAATAGCCGCAGCACGCGCCGCAACTCTGGCAGCAGCTCGACGGATCGATGGGGGAGCTCTCCTGCATCCTCGTCACGTGTCCTTTGGCGGGCCCCAGACCAGGCTCTGCCGCCATCTTGCGCGCAGCACGTCGCGACGTTCCGGATATTTCTCGTCGAGATAGTTCGCCTCGACGACCCGGTCGGTGCGGAAGCTGCGGAAGTCGCCGCGCAGCTCGCACCAGGCGGCAAGCAGCCGCACCGCTTCGAGATAGCCGACCGAGATCGGCCAGATCATGCGCTCGCTGGCGCGGCCCTGCTCGTCGCGATAGCGCAGCATGATCTTCTTGCCTTCGTGGATCTGGGTGCGGGTGCGCGCCATGTCCAGGCGGTCCGGCTCCCTGTTCCAGCTTGGGCGCGCGCGGCTCGCCGGCTCCAGCACGAAGGGGCGCAAGCGTTCGGGCACGGTGTCTGCGATCTTGGCCATCAGATCTTCGGCCGCGCGCGCCAGCGCCGAATCGGCGTGGCCGGCGACCCATTGCGCGCCCAGCACGGCCGCCTCGATCTCGTCGGGCGTCAGCATCAAGGGCGGCAGGTCAAATCCCTTCTCCAGGATGTAGCCCATGCCGGCTTCGCCGCGGATCGGCACGCGCTGGCCGATCAGCGTTGCGATGTCGCGATAGATCGTGCGCTTCGAGGTCTCGAGCTCGGCCGCGATGGCGTCCGCCGTCAGCGGCTTACGCGTGCGCCTCAGCACCTGGATGATCTGAAACAGCCGGTCGGCGCGTCTCATGACAATTCTCTTATCGGTGGTTTTTCAGCAAGCGGCGCGCGGCTGCTGACAGGATGTTGGCAGCAGGGGGGTTCTATACCGGGACAACACATCGACTGAAGGGGATTTGTCCATGATCATTCCAACCCATTTCGGCCCGGCGATTCCGATGCTGCGGGCACAGGCGTGGTCCGTATCGGCATTCGGCCGCCTCGTTTCGCTCGATCTCATGGCCGTCGATCTCCGGTTTGCTCTCGCAAGCGTGGTGGCACGCTCGCTGACCCAGGCCGCGGACGCGCTGGTCCGCCACGTGATGGGCCGCGCCTGGCGGGGAGCCCGCTTCGCAGAACATATCACGGCTGCTGCCACCATGGTGGCAGCAGCCGGTCGCTAGGTTCCGTCGACTTTCGAGAGGTTCAGGAGAGCTCGCATGATCACGCTTTACGGCTTCGGCACTGGCTTCGGCCTGCCGGAAATCAGCCCCTTCGTCACCAAGACGGAGGTGCAGCTCAAGATGGCGGGACTACCCTACCGGAAGGAGCGGGCGATGCCGCCGGCCTCGCCCAAGGGGCAATTGCCGTTCATCGACGACGGTGGTGAGGCGGTGGCTGATTCCACCTTCATCCGCGCCCATATCGAGCGTCGCTACGGCTTCGATTTCGATGCCGGCCTGTCGCTGGCCGAGCGTGCGCAGGCCTGGGCGTTCGAGCGGATGGTGGAGCACCATGTCTACTGGGGGCTGGTCGGGGCGCGCTGGGTCGATCCGGTGAATTTCGCCAAGGGACCCGCGCACTTCTTCGACGGCGCGCCGGAGCACAACCGCGAGAAGCTGCGCGAGGATGCGCAGTTCCGCGTCGCCGAGAACTATCTGCTCTCCGGCCTCGGCCGCCACGCCCCCGATGACGACGTCGACCTCGCCGTGCGCTCGCTGTTTGCGCTCTCGGTGCAGCTCGGCGACAAGGCGTACCTGATGGGCAGCAAGCCCTGCGGCGTCGACGCCACCGCCTTCGGTATGCTCGCCGGCGTCCTGACGCCGTTCTTCGAATCGATCTTGCGCGAGCGCGCCGAGGCCTTTCCGAACCTCACCGCCTTCGTCGACCGCATGATGGAGACGTATTACCCCGAATTCGCCTGGGCCCCGCTGCGGCAGGCGGCGTAGCGCTGATGTCGCCACACCGTCATGGCCGGGACAAGCCCGGGCATGACGACCTCAGAGCAGTTCGAACCAGATGCCAAAACAAAAGAGCCGGCCCGTCGGGCCGGCTCTCGTCGTCTCTCGACTCTCGGCGCCTACTTCACCAGCGCGTACTTGCCGTCCTTCACCGTGAGCAGGATGCGGGCGCGTTCGTCGACGCCGTAACGGTCCTTTTCGGTGAAGTTGTAGACACCCTGGCTTGCCGCGAGGTCCTTCTCCGACAGCAGCGCCTGACGGATGGCTTCGCGGAATTCCGGCGTGCCGGGCTTGGCCGTCTTCAGCGCCACTGGGACGACGCGCTTCAGGATCTCGAACGCATCGTAGGAATGGCCGGCGAACTGGCTGCGGCTGTTCGGGCCGTACTTGGCCTCATAGGCCGCGTTCAGCGCGAGGCCCGGCTTCTTGGTCAGCGCGCTGTCCGGCTGTTCCTCGGGGGCCATGACGGGGCCAGAGGCCATCAGCACGCCTTCCGCCGCTTTGCCGGCGATGCGGATGAAGTCCATGCTGGCGGCACCGTGGGTCTGGTAGATCAGGCCTTTGTAGCCGCGTTCACGCAGCTCGGTCTGCGGCAGCGCGGCCGCGGTGCCGGATGCGCCGACCAGGATGGCGTCGGGATTGGCGGCGACCAGTTTCAGCACCTGTCCGGTCACCGAGGTGTCGGGACGGGCGAAACGCTCCTCGTCGACGATGGTCATGCCCATCGGCACGGCCTGCGCCTTCAGATCGTTGAACCAGAGATCGCCGTAGGAGTCGGAATAGCCGATATAGCCGAGCGTCTTCACGCCCTTGGCCTTCATGTGGTCGTACAGCACCTTGCCGACGATCGGAATCGGCTGCGGCATTGCGACCGACCACTTCATGCGCTCCGGCGTGATCGGGAACGGCGCCAGGCCGAAATGCGGAATGCCGGCTTCGTTGGCGACGTTGGAGACGGCGATCGTCGGCGGCGTCAGCGCCGAGCCCATGATGACGTCGGCCTTGGATTCGGTCACGAAGCGGCGGGCGTTCGTGGTCGCGGTGGTGGGATCGCCGCCGTCGTCGAGCACGATCACCTTCAGCGGCACGCCGCCGATCTCCTTCGGCACGAATTCCAGCGCGTTGCGCTCGGGAATGCCGAGCGCTGCGCCCGGGCCGGTCGTGGTTGTGGTGATGCCGATGGTGATCTCGCTGGACTGGGCCAGCGCGGGCAGCGCCGGCAGCGCCAGCGTCGCCGCGGCGATCGCGGCAGTCAGGTAAAAGCGTTTCATTCTATTTCCTCCCTTTACGTGTTTCTTTGAAAGCAGAAATCGGGGGGTATTTCAGCCCCCTCTTTTGGTGATGCGGCGATTTAGCTCCAGGCTCTAACTCCCCGTGAACTTGGCTACCATTTCCGCCGGGAATGGTGCCGATTTCAGCTTGTCGGGGTTAACGGGATCGCGGCCGACCAGCACGCGGGTTTCGAACCCCTCGAGCGCCAGCGTCTCGCCTTTGTAGACGTTGTGCTTCACCTCGAAGCTCGAGCGCTTGATGCTCTCGATTTTCGTTTCAATGGTGATCCAGTCGCCATAGGTCGAGGGGATGTAGAACGTGGCCCGCGTGTCGACCATGGGGATGCCCACCAGGCCGTATTTGCGGACCAGATCCTGCTTGGAGAAGCCGGCGACCTCGAACAGGGTTGAGGTCGAATCGTCGAACATCGCGAAATAGCGCGGGTAGTAGACGATGTTGGCGGGGTCGCAATCGCCCCACTGGATCTGGACCTCGCGCCGGTTCACGAACATGCGTCGCTCGCCTTTACTTCGGCGCCATGCGCAGTGAGCCGTCGAGGCGCACCACCTCGCCGTTCAGGTACGCGTTCTCGACCATGTGCAGCGCGAGCGCGGCGAACTCGTCGGCTTGGCCGAGCCGGCGCGGGAACGGGATCGCGGCGGCGAGCGAGTCCTGGGCTTCCTGCGGCAGGTTCGCGAGCAGCGGCGTCAGGAACAGGCCGGGGGCGATGGTGAGCACGCGGATGCCGAATTGCGCCAGCTCGCGCGCGATCGGCAGCGTCATGCCGACGATGCCGCCCTTGGACGCCGAATAGGCGGATTGCCCGATCTGGCCGTCATAGGCGGCAACGGACGCAGTGTTGATGATGACGCCGCGCTCGCCGGTCGCCTGCGGCTCCAGCTTGGACATCTCGGTGGCGGCAAGGCGCAGCATGTTGAAGGTGCCGATCAGATTGACCTTGATCACCTTGTCGAAATCGGCGAGCGCCATCGGGCCGTCGCGGCCGACCACGCGCTTGGCAACGCCGATGCCGGCGCAATTGACCAGCAGGCGCGCCGGACCGTGGGCCTTCGCAGCCTGCGCCACCGCGGCTTCGGCCGAGGCGGCATCGGAGACGTCGCAGGTCACGGCCACGCCCTTGATCTCGGCCGCAACCGTCTCGGCAAGCTTGGTATTGAGATCGCACACCGCGACCTTGGCCCCCTGGGCCGCCAGCTTTCGCGCGGTGGCCGCGCCCAGTCCCGATGCGCCGCCGGTGACGATGGCTGCCTGATCCTTCAACAACATGGCGTTCTCCTGTAGCGTTGATTTCTTATCCGACCGATATCACACGGTTGGATGGATTGGCAGCGTAGAGCTCCTCGATCAATTCGGTGCGGTGCTCCAGCACGGCGCGCTGGTTGATCGAGCCCTTGTCGGTGACCTCGCCCTTGTCGATCGACAGCGGCGTGTCCATCAGGA contains:
- a CDS encoding EAL domain-containing protein yields the protein MSATRGRLLVVDDDLVQRVLIGKIGAKLGYETVVASSYEAATELLGREAFEIMALDLSLGERDGVELLHFVAERGLREMSIVIISGCDDRIMKATRRVANGLKLSVGGCLTKPLDLNRLRSALESPRRAPLAAASTSPQLPITPARIMRGLADREFFVEFQPKISLETGRVVGAEALARWRTAEFGMVSPMVFIPIAEEADLMREVTDCILSSAMSQGRKLIERNPGFTIAVNISGSLMSDLALPDRIEEILRRENISPTSLTVEITETSAMADVERANDILVRLRLKKIGTAIDDFGTGYSSLAALARLPFSELKIDQSFIKGCESDDDMMKIVDASVALAKAFNMKVVAEGVESSEALEIIRRIGCDVAQGFFFAPSLRRSRAERWISARNALADGHGASATPVALAG
- a CDS encoding glutathione S-transferase family protein, whose protein sequence is MTDPNRITLYYSPQSRATGTRVLLEELGAPYDLHVLNMKAGEQRKPAYLAINPLGKVPAIRHGEALVTEQVAITIYLADLFPQAGLTPALNDPLRGPYLRWIAYYGSSFEPALIDKFMQREPAPITQSPYADYDTMLGALEAQLSRGPYLLGERMTAADVLWGVAFSWTMMFGIVPKKDVFVRYAERMTSRPTFQRINAADEEMAAQHAKAIPS
- a CDS encoding enoyl-CoA hydratase/isomerase family protein encodes the protein MSDVTDAATSPLLQCDGARATIRLNRPKHLNRLQAEDLDELVRLFDLIEADPAIRVLVLTGTGRAFSAGYDLNSVAERAVSANEQQSAGSAFELVVNRLEDLGVPTICRLNGGVYGGSTDLALACDFRIGVDTAEMFMPAARLGLHYYRSGIKRYVTRLGIDNAKRLFLTAQKISAPEMLRIGYLTAMVPVEYLDEEVDQLATVLAGNAPQAMAGMKRAINEFARGELDDRAADQRHRDSMRGEEIKEGIKAFAEKRAPRF
- a CDS encoding TAXI family TRAP transporter solute-binding subunit; its protein translation is MSTEGPISSLAEPPPRRPKVIKTNQQQVFLYVVLTLLLSLATVWAGRAMLHNSETLTFAVGAPNSDEALFAAKLATVLTSNASRLRIKIVNNADSTKALAQFDRKQADLAVLRTDAKVPLRARTLAILEHDLVLLLGPGNRKIKSIAELKKKKVAVLAESESSLAFVRSILDIPDGPDAAKIQMAPQGATLDKLFAPASGFGAVVAIVHASRAVRDKTYEQVAKRGGFTLNAIDEAKALARRLPGISSETLTAGTLSTSPQIPDDDLDTIGLEWLLVAQSRMSPSTGGELARIVYENKSALGLDNGFATRIEPASVEKDAFVMAHQGAADYINDDTKSFMDKYSDLMYVGAAALSVIGSIFAAIYAKITRIAPEKASELSTAILDIGERIEHAHSLDQLECLQDELEGILRGAVIGLRDGTISTDGLDTFKLGYEFVRDEIGMRRDYLKRHASETETSAPGTGPAPHDDSNVVVVKTAQSA
- a CDS encoding DUF3307 domain-containing protein, with the protein product MLLLTFKHIIADFVLQTAWMAHGKDQKHGWALPLLVHCLVHLAVALPLILIVAPKFWFVAFIDFVIHITIDRAKGFVSANFGVDLAHPWFWTLIGVDQALHHLTGFGLSIFMAAN
- a CDS encoding YkgJ family cysteine cluster protein yields the protein MQESSPIDPSSCCQSCGACCGYSANWPRFSIESDEELAAIPETLVNERQSGMRCEGDRCSALQGDIGKATACGIYAARPEVCRTCMPGDAECAMARRKFGLPSIAIV
- a CDS encoding YafY family protein translates to MRRADRLFQIIQVLRRTRKPLTADAIAAELETSKRTIYRDIATLIGQRVPIRGEAGMGYILEKGFDLPPLMLTPDEIEAAVLGAQWVAGHADSALARAAEDLMAKIADTVPERLRPFVLEPASRARPSWNREPDRLDMARTRTQIHEGKKIMLRYRDEQGRASERMIWPISVGYLEAVRLLAAWCELRGDFRSFRTDRVVEANYLDEKYPERRDVLRARWRQSLVWGPPKDT
- a CDS encoding glutathione S-transferase family protein — protein: MITLYGFGTGFGLPEISPFVTKTEVQLKMAGLPYRKERAMPPASPKGQLPFIDDGGEAVADSTFIRAHIERRYGFDFDAGLSLAERAQAWAFERMVEHHVYWGLVGARWVDPVNFAKGPAHFFDGAPEHNREKLREDAQFRVAENYLLSGLGRHAPDDDVDLAVRSLFALSVQLGDKAYLMGSKPCGVDATAFGMLAGVLTPFFESILRERAEAFPNLTAFVDRMMETYYPEFAWAPLRQAA
- a CDS encoding ABC transporter substrate-binding protein, with the protein product MKRFYLTAAIAAATLALPALPALAQSSEITIGITTTTTGPGAALGIPERNALEFVPKEIGGVPLKVIVLDDGGDPTTATTNARRFVTESKADVIMGSALTPPTIAVSNVANEAGIPHFGLAPFPITPERMKWSVAMPQPIPIVGKVLYDHMKAKGVKTLGYIGYSDSYGDLWFNDLKAQAVPMGMTIVDEERFARPDTSVTGQVLKLVAANPDAILVGASGTAAALPQTELRERGYKGLIYQTHGAASMDFIRIAGKAAEGVLMASGPVMAPEEQPDSALTKKPGLALNAAYEAKYGPNSRSQFAGHSYDAFEILKRVVPVALKTAKPGTPEFREAIRQALLSEKDLAASQGVYNFTEKDRYGVDERARILLTVKDGKYALVK
- a CDS encoding thioesterase family protein, encoding MFVNRREVQIQWGDCDPANIVYYPRYFAMFDDSTSTLFEVAGFSKQDLVRKYGLVGIPMVDTRATFYIPSTYGDWITIETKIESIKRSSFEVKHNVYKGETLALEGFETRVLVGRDPVNPDKLKSAPFPAEMVAKFTGS